In the genome of Campylobacter helveticus, the window TAAGTGTGGTTTTTGGACTCTCAATAGGTTGACCACCTTGAGATTTTAAAAAACTCATAAACAAAGCTTCTTTAGAATAACTTCCATCTTCATTTTGCGGATAAACTGACATATCAGGATTAAATTGCCAATCTTCACCTTTAGAAACATTTTTGATTTCTTCTAAGGATAGACCTAAAGTCTCAGATGATAATCCCTTGATCATACATCCTGAATCAAACCAAATTTCATTAGCTTCTTTTGCTTGTTCAGGGGTTTGATAAACATTTGAAATTAAAGAATTTGAAAAATCTTTTAAACCCGTAATATTCATTCTATTGCTTGGTTCATTAAAGTCCATCCATTGAATTCCACTTACACCATACCCACTAGGCATAGAATTTATATCTGCTTCGCTAAAACTATCTTTATCACTTGGAAAACTTTGGCTTAAAGTATTAGAAAAAAGATTATAGTATTGTCTAATTGTTTCAGCCATATCTATATTTGTGTAGTATTCATTTATGCCGAAATATTGCTTTTTGTCGGCAACATAAGGTTCATTTTCAGCAGCTTTTTTAATCTCATCCAAAGTAGATTTATGTATTTTAAAATCTTCAGGAAGTCCCGCAGCTTTGTTAAAATCACTTCCCATATAACCATTAGCATCTACTCCATAACCATAAGCTAAAGATACAATATTGCTTGTATCTGCTTGTTTATATTTTAGAGTATGAACGGTATTTTGAAATTCGCTAAATAAGCCATAGTTTGTGTCAAGAGTGGAATTTGAGCCACTATTTAAAACTTCACTTTTTATTAGAGTTTGTGAATTAGCACTTTGAATTTCATTTAATTTACTAGCATTTTGTTTTAAAAAAGCATTAGCAAAACTTATTTTAGAATTTTCTTTACTTTCTTTATTAGCTTTACTTTGTGAAAGTATAGAACCATAGTTTGAGTTATCGTTGATACTAAAGATACTCATATTAATTCCTTTGATTTAGATTTTTTTGCCTTCAATCCAAATTCAAAGAAATACAAGCAAGATGTGTTCCATTTTGGGGTAAAATGGAACACAAAAGAATTAATATTTGCTTTTAAATTCGTTTAGGATATCCATTGCATATTTTCCCCAACTTGTAGAATAATTAGGAAAAATAGTTCCCAAAGTCCCATTGTTATAACTTTGCAAGTAATAATCCTTTTGATTATTTACATAACGATATTTTGCAAGAACTTTACTGCTTGAATCTATTTGCAACTTATTATTATCCGCATCGGTTACAACATAAGCATAACTTCTAATTCCTGAAATGCTATCATACCTACTATCTCTCTGAAAATAATACCCACCCTTAACCTCTTTCATCTCATCAAGGCTAAGAACTTTAACACCTGCACTATTATCACTAATTGCTCCATTGCTTACCTTAGCAAGAATATCCTCTGCAAAAGCAGAACTTGCCAGTAAAGCACCCAAAGCTGTAACGCCTAGTAGTTTTTTAAACATTTTAGCTCCTTTATTTTAAAATATAATAAGACTTATTTTATCATAAAAATATTTTAAATCAAATATAATTAAAATATTAATAAAAATAGACGAGTAAAAATTTTAAAAGAGAAGTTAAAAAGAATTATCGCTTAAGCCCAGCATTTGGGCTAGATAACTTACTCAAAGAGTAAGTCAAATCTTCGCCAAGCTTTCGCTTAGGAAGTCAAACAAGGTAATTCCAGCAAATTTAGCTTAATGGATTTTTAAACCTCTCATTTATAGCTTCCTTTCCCCTTTCAAAACCCTCCGCAAAGAGCTTTAAAAGAAAAAAGTTAGAGCAAGTAAGCTCAAGCTTACTTCTCAAAAGATTGTATTTTATCAATGTAAAATACATAAAAAGGACAAAGTCCTTTAAAACATTAATTCTTCGGTGAAGAATTAATCACATAAGTAGCTTGACTATTAGCTTAATAGCAATTAAAAGCTATCAAGCTTCATCATCTAACCACGCTCTAGCATTAAAAGCTCTAGCACAAATCTCATCATTATGCAAGATAAAGCTCTCATCAAACTCATCAATGCTAACAATGACTAAACCATTATGCTCGTAAGCATAAAATCCCCTACTCTTTAGCTCTTTAATACAAAGCTCTATATCTTCTTTACTTACCATTTTATTCTCCTTTACGCCACTTTAATATGAGACATTTTATTTGCCTTTAATAAGTCATTTAAATCCTTACCCTCATCACTACTCCAAGTTAAAATAGAGTGTTTGATTTCAAGCAAAGATAAAGACTTGCTTAAAGCATTTTGTCCTTTTAAACCTGCCTCATCTTTATCAAAGCAGATAAACACCTTTTTGCCCTTAAGAAGCGTTAAAACCTCTTCTTTAAAACAAAAAGCACCTCCAAAGCTTACAAATAAAGCCTTGCCATCTTGTTTGTAATATTGCCCCCCGCTTAATGCGTCTATATGCCCCTCACAAAGAATTATTTTTTCACAAAGCTTTAAATTTGCATTTGTGAGATTAAAAGGCAACACAGGACAAATATCATTACAGTTAATATTAACTTCCTTTACTCCTCGATATGAGCTATCAATGGCTCTTAAAGAAAAGCCTGTTAGCAAATTAGAATAAAGGTCAAAATTAGGAATCACTGCGACATTAAACGCATAGTTCCACGCTTCTTTTTCCTTATGAAAGATTTTAAATTCCCTTAAATCCTCCAAAGGGAAATATTGCAAGAGCAAAGGCTCTAATGTTTTAATATCCTTATAGGATAAAAAGCCTAAATCTTGCACCAAACTTAGCTTTTCAATACCTCTTGTAAGATAATAAGTTTTCTTCTTATCTTGCGAAGTTCTTAAAGAAAAGCGATAAATAAAGCTATAAACTAGTTTTAGCTTTTGTGCTTTAGTCATTGTTGCATACTTATTTAGGTAAGGTTCTAAATCAAAAAGCTCAATAGCTTGCTTACCCTCATCAAAATAAAGATAGTTTTTGCTTCTTGCTTTTTGTTTTAAAAAGAGTTCTTTTAAAACTGCTTCTTTGCCGTCTAAATAAGGGATATTAAACGCACTATGTAAATACTCGCACGCCTTTTTAAAATCTCCAAGCACAAGCTTCATTAAATTCACAGGCTTTCCACTTATCCCACAAGCAAAACAATGACAAGAATTTGATTTTTCATAGATTGCCAAAGAGGCATTATTGTCATTATTCTTATGGCTTGAGATATTAAAGCAGTGGATTATCTTTCTATCCCTTTCTTTAATTGCACCTAGTCTTTCTAAAACATCAGTAATAGGGATATTATTTAAAGCTTCTATATCAAATTTCATTTGTTTTCTCCTTTTAAAATAAGAACCATAAGGTTCTTTTGTAAAGCCAAATAAATTAAGTAGCATTATTGAAAAAATTACAATAAAAAATAACCACATCATATTTAGCTCACCTGTTGCTTTAAACTCTTAAGAGTTTCTTCCCTATCAAGCTCTTCAAAGGATTCATCTTCCAAAAGCTCAAAAAGCTCTTCTATGCTTTCTTTAACCGCATTTAAAGAAATGCACTCATCTGCGAGATAATTGCGGTAATACATACCAAGCTCACGGTCATAAAGCATATAATAAGACCTCTCATCAATATCGATTCGATACACACAAAAATTATGCTCTTCAAAAAAGCTCACAAAAGCATTATTGTTTGGATAAACATAATAAGACTCGCTTACCTCCATAAAGAGCCTATCCTCATCTTTAAAATCTTCATAGTAATTTTGCAAAATAAGTCCTAAAACCCTTAAGCTCGTTTCCACTATGTCAAAGATAAAGTTGTCTAAATCGCATACTCCGTCCTCTTCTTCAATTCTAGGATTGTGAAACTCTACTAAGTCGTATTTGCACTGCATATAGATTTCTAAAGCTTTTGCATATCCTAAATACTTTATCACATTAAGACCATTTGCAAATCTAAGCAAAGTGTGTTTTTTAAGTCCTAGCTCTTCTAAAGAGTGAAGTAAATTTGTAATTTCTTTTTTTGTCATTTTAGTCCTTTCATTATTTAAGGTGATTTAACACACATTTAAGAGAAAAATATAAAGCCCTAGCATTATCAGCCCACTCTTTTTCAGCTCTTTTATCAAGCTCGTTAAAATTAAGCTTTTCGAGCTTTTTTAAGAAGATATTCTTCTTTTCCATAAAAAAGACAAGCCCTACTTCATCACTCCTTAGCTCTACGCTATGTGTTAGAAAATAAGGCTCATAAGCTAATAAATGAGACTTTAAAAAATCATCTGCCTCTCTTAGCACTTTTTCGCCTATAGCTTTAAATAAGTCTTTAGAAAGGCTTTGATGAAATGCTTCCCTTTGCTTTGCATTACAATAAGTAATGCCGTAATTTTCTCTCATTTCCAAGATAGCTTCTTCAATATAAAGCCCAGCACAATAAAAATTATCATAGCCTCCTAATTTATTAGCTTTAACAAATTTAAGAGTTTCATCTAATATATAACTATGAATACAAGTTTGTGCCGCTTGAAGAATTATAACTTGAGCGTTAGTATAATAAAGGTCATCTTGTAATTCAAGCACCTGATTTTCAAGCTCAATAATTCTAATATCGTTTTGCATAAATGCTCCTTTTTAAATAAGATTAAAAAGGATACAAGCTAACTAAGTATGAAAATAAATAGTAAGTCCCAAGTGGGATAAGCTTGTATCCCAACTTAGGATTGTGTAGTTAAGCCTTACTTTGTAAAGCCGAGTATGGATTTAATCCACTCAAAAATAGTAGGTTGAAGTATAAACATCAAAGCGGCGATTGCAAAGACTGCATATTTAATTTCCACTCGTGTTTTACTCAACTCAGCTTTAACTTCTGCCATTTCAGCACGAACATCAGCAATGTCTTGCTTTAGTTCCGTTTTAAGCTCCGCCATTTCGGTTCTAATTTGAGCTATTTCTTCTTTTAGCTCTAGCTTTGCCTCTAAAATTTTAGACTCTAATCTAGCCTCAAGAGCTTGCATGCTTGCTTGAAATTCATCACGAGTTACAAGCCTGTCAATTTCCGCTCTAAACTCATCAATGGCAATGTGCTTAAGCTCCTTTGCAAAACGATTATTTTGCAGACCAAACTCAGCAAAAGCCTTGATAAGATTTTCTTCGGTTTTATCCTTAACATAAGCTACGATTAAAGCCTTAACACCTTCACTTAACACAAATTCTTGTGCCATATTATTTCCTTGCATTATTTTCCTTTCATTATAGCATACTTTTAGTTCCCATAGCCCAAAAGCTAAAGAAACAACACTTGCCAAGATTAATCCACAGCTATCATTAAATTAAGCAAAAACCGAAACTCTTTTATTCGAAGAAGTTCCTCATATTTTTCTTTGTCTTTGCGTAATAACTTTAATAGCTTTTTAGGGACACAAAAAGGCTTTGTTTCGCCTTCATCACTTAGAGTAATTTTATGAGAAAGTTGCCAAGCTAAATTTTTGCCATAAAGCTCTAAAATCTTAAATCTAAGATAACTTAATCCCTTACGACTATTGTAAGTATCTAGCTCGGTTTTATCTTTAAGCACTTGCATAAGATTAACACTAAAATAATCCTCATAATCACCATTATCCACGCTTTGTTTCAACCAAGAAAAAAGCACAAAAGGCTCATCGCCTTCTCTTACATCGCCATTAAATCGCATAAACTCAAAAGCTCGTATTAGCTCTTCTTCGCCATACGGACAAAAAGCTTGGTAAAACACATTTAAAGCTTCTCTCATTTTAATCCCTCCTTGTAGCATTGCTTACATAGCACCAAATAATCATTACCTATTTTCCCACTTCCCAAATGAAAACAAGCAGGACTTTCACCACACTTATCACAATGAGCTTTAGGATAGATAATATCATCAGCATAAGGAATAAGCTTTGCCACATTCGCCCAAATTTTATTCTTCACATCAGCCTTAAGCCCCGCAACAAAAATGTCTTTGCTAAAGCTTAGTTTAATGATTTTATTGACATAGCTTTTGTCAAAAAACTGCACTTCATCAATAAAGATATTATCATAAGGCTCTAAAGAAGTTTTCTCATCACCAAAGTGAAAGATAAAGTCCTCATAATTAGAACTTCTTGTAAAAAACTCTCTTGTATCCTTACTATTTCTTATAATAATGAAATTTGCTTTTTTGGGATAGGACTTTTTAATTAATAAAAAGGCTTCATCAAGCAGCCTTAAACTCTTGCCTGACTTCATTGTTCCAAGGATAAGTTTAAGCATTTTTAAACTCCTTTCTTTTACCTAGCTTTGTTTTTGTTTTTTGTATGAGATAATCTCCTATCCAAAGTAAAGGATAAAGCACTGCCACAATATGAATAAGGGCAAGACTTATAAGAGAAAGTATCATACAGCCCATTAGAGCAAAGATAAAAGCACAAACAAACAATAAAGCTTCTATTTCTAAGAATTCGTAAAAATCGTATTTCATCATTTTCCTTTCAAGATGAAAGGGATAAACACTAATCCCCTAAGGGATTAAGCAATCCCTTTTAGGATTAGATTATTGATTCATAATCAACTAAAATAAGCTTCAACGCTTATGGGTTTTTCAAGATAAAAGTCTTCTGCATAGCTTGGTAAATCTATCCAATACTCATTTTTATCCTTATCGCTTAAATCAACCCATAAAACGCTTTCAATAAAATTTACATCAAAAATATCGCCGTCCTCCAAAATAAAGCCTTTTAACTTAGTAGAAGTGATATTTTTTCCACTCTTATCAAAACGGTAGTTTTCAATAATAGTATTACATTTAAAATCGCAACCATTATTTAATCTTACAGCTTTGAGATTATTCATTTTTTTGTATTTAAGCTTTTTAAGCATTATACCTCCTTAATGAAATTCTAAAAGTCCGTATTTTTTGACAAAATAATATTTGCCATAAAAACCCTGCTTTTTACCACGATAATGAAAAAGAGAGGCATTGTTAAGAAAAAGTGTATGAAAAAAGGCTTCATAAAGTATTTTTTCCTCTTTATCAATATACAAACTTTCACTTCCCAAAGCGTAACTTTCCCACTCGTTTTCAAAAAATTCCAAAGCATAAACTCCTAAAGTATAATAGAAATTTTTATGCAAACTCACACCCAAACTATCAAGGCTTTTATAAGCCTTAAGTATCATTTTTCGTAAATCTTTTGTCATTGCTTCCTCCTTAAAAATGGACTTTCACATACACGATTTGGCTCAAATTTGCTTAAAAGATAAACCAACTCTTTTTCATCTTGAGGATAAAAATGAGGTAGTTCATTATCTAAGCTTATAAGCTTGTTTTCAAACTTACTATAAACTTCATCGTGTAGTTCAAAAAACAGTTTTTCTACTTCGCCCTCAATTTCACTAAAACGCAAATCCCCAAAAAGCTTTTGATGATTCTCATAAAGCTCTATGTGAAAATCGTGTGGGATATGAGAGAGATAGTTTAAGACATTATTAAAACCTGCGACTTTTTTGTAGTCATTAAATTTTTGAAAATCTTCAAAACTCGCATAGCTGTAAATGTCTAACAAAAAATCTTTTTTAGCCTTTTTAACTTCATCTTTTAAGCCAAAAATATCGCTTGCATTAAATTCAAAAGCTTCGCCATATTCGCTATCAAAAAATTCTTCAAGCTTGGCTTGATACTTTGCTTGATAGTCATTGAGGTATTGATAAACATCAACACCATCTTCTTCAAGCTCCTCAAATTCATCGAGCAAATCTTTTGTATATTTACTCACAAATTCCATTAAATCAAAAACATTTCTTAACATTAGCTATCCTCCTTAAAGGCTTTCCACATAGTAACCACTCTCTTCATCATAAAATGATAGGTTGCCTTCCTCATAAAGCCT includes:
- a CDS encoding Cj0814 family flagellar-dependent secreted protein; the encoded protein is MSIFSINDNSNYGSILSQSKANKESKENSKISFANAFLKQNASKLNEIQSANSQTLIKSEVLNSGSNSTLDTNYGLFSEFQNTVHTLKYKQADTSNIVSLAYGYGVDANGYMGSDFNKAAGLPEDFKIHKSTLDEIKKAAENEPYVADKKQYFGINEYYTNIDMAETIRQYYNLFSNTLSQSFPSDKDSFSEADINSMPSGYGVSGIQWMDFNEPSNRMNITGLKDFSNSLISNVYQTPEQAKEANEIWFDSGCMIKGLSSETLGLSLEEIKNVSKGEDWQFNPDMSVYPQNEDGSYSKEALFMSFLKSQGGQPIESPKTTLNPTIEAYNRAMAKESFSGPAIHLDSIMTGKSDFKSFFRYWAERGIAEGDLYMYENNIPKESAMGNWALDAEIKQAIANGWKAKPSTINSYADSIMDRLNNLIGQTRV
- a CDS encoding toprim domain-containing protein, with protein sequence MKFDIEALNNIPITDVLERLGAIKERDRKIIHCFNISSHKNNDNNASLAIYEKSNSCHCFACGISGKPVNLMKLVLGDFKKACEYLHSAFNIPYLDGKEAVLKELFLKQKARSKNYLYFDEGKQAIELFDLEPYLNKYATMTKAQKLKLVYSFIYRFSLRTSQDKKKTYYLTRGIEKLSLVQDLGFLSYKDIKTLEPLLLQYFPLEDLREFKIFHKEKEAWNYAFNVAVIPNFDLYSNLLTGFSLRAIDSSYRGVKEVNINCNDICPVLPFNLTNANLKLCEKIILCEGHIDALSGGQYYKQDGKALFVSFGGAFCFKEEVLTLLKGKKVFICFDKDEAGLKGQNALSKSLSLLEIKHSILTWSSDEGKDLNDLLKANKMSHIKVA